DNA from Bacillus sp. Marseille-P3661:
TTTGTGCCGAACCAAATGAGGAAAACTAAAGCGATTAAGGGGATATTATGGAAAATTTAGGGAAAGAACCACTTTGGACTAAAAATTTTATTATTGTCTCAGCTGTTAATTTTTTAATTATCTTAATTTTTTATTTATTAATCGTAACAATTGCTGAATATGCTGTTATTGAGTTTGGTGCATCAACGAGTACAGCTGGTTTAGTTGCAAGTATTTTTATTATTGGTACTCTTCTTGGTCGATTAGTAACAGGACGGATCATGACCTCAATTGGAACGAAAAAAACATTCTTCGTTGGTTTAGTTTTTTTTAGTATAACCACTCTATCGTATTTTATTGCAGGGAACTTGTCTTTATTAATGATCATTCGTTTACTGCATGGATTTTCTGTAGGGGTCATAAGCACGGCTACTGGTACGGTTGTGGCTCAAATAATCCCAAAGTCGAGACGTGGAGAAGGTATAGGGTATTTTAGTATGAGTCTTGTGCTTGCTTCGGCAGTTGGGCCATTTATTGGTATTTTATTAACGCAAGTATCCGATGATTTTAAAATCATTTTCATATTTAATACGGGACTTCTAGCTATTTGTATAGCGACGTCCATGTTGTTAAAAATAGCCGATCATGATCGAAAAAAAGAATCAAATTATGAAGGACTTAAATCAGGTTTTTCAATTAACAATTATATAGAGCCAAAGTCTATACCCATATCATTTATCGCTCTAATTATAGGGTTTGTATATTCAGGCGTTATGTCATTTTTATCATTTTATAGCAAAGAAATTGATTTAGTAGAAGCAGGGAGTTTATTCTTCTTTATCTATGCAATATTTATTTTAGTATCTAGACCATTTACTGGACCTCTTATGGATCGAAGTGGTGCGAATATTGTTGTCTATCCTGCGTTGGTGCTTTTAGCGGTTGGCATGTTACTATTCAGCAAAGCTTCGAGTAGTTTCGTGTTCTTATTGTCTGCGTCTCTTATTGGACTTGGTTACGGGAATTTTAACTCTATTGCTCAAGCATTAGCAATTAAAGATATTGAACCTAATCGTCTAGGACATGCTACTACAACCTATTTTATTTTGTTTGATCTAGGTTTGGGGGCAGGCCCATTCTTACTTGGTTATTTAGTACCGCTTATAGGCTATCGTTCTATGTTCATGACTATGGTGCCTGTTACGGTTATTTCTATTATTCTATATGCCATCCTTGTCGGCCAAAAAGAAAAAAAGGAATTCAAAAAGGAAAAATTGCTTAACTGAAAAAACAAGGCTGTCTGTGTATCTAACAGATAGCCTTGTTTCCGCTTTTCTACCTACCTCGATAGCAATACTTGGTGATTGCTTTGACCGGGGGGAACCATCGGATATACGTTTTCCTCTTCGACCACATTAAATTCCATTAAAACTGGCCCTTGATGTTGTATTGCTTCTGGTATAATTTGCTCTGCCTGTTCTTTTGAGGTTACTTTAATCCCTTTGGCACCATATGCTTCAGCTAATTTAGCAAAATCAGGTGAGCCGATTTTTACTGAGGAATAACGACGATCATAAAACAGCTCTTGCCATTGTCGAACCATTCCTAAGTAGCCATTATTTAAAACAGCAATTTTTAAAGAAAGGTTGTTATTCACTGCCGTTGCTAGTTCCTGCAAATTCATTTGAAAACTGCCATCCCCTGTAACACAGATAACTTGATGATTCGGCATAGCGACAGCTGCTCCAATTGCTGCTGGTAATCCATAGCCCATTGTTCCTAGCCCACCAGAAGAAAGGAAGGTACGTGGTTTTGAAAATTTAAAATTATGTGCAGTGAAGATTTGATGTTGGCCCACATCAGTAACGACTATTGTGTTGTTGCTAGAATAG
Protein-coding regions in this window:
- a CDS encoding MFS transporter; the encoded protein is MENLGKEPLWTKNFIIVSAVNFLIILIFYLLIVTIAEYAVIEFGASTSTAGLVASIFIIGTLLGRLVTGRIMTSIGTKKTFFVGLVFFSITTLSYFIAGNLSLLMIIRLLHGFSVGVISTATGTVVAQIIPKSRRGEGIGYFSMSLVLASAVGPFIGILLTQVSDDFKIIFIFNTGLLAICIATSMLLKIADHDRKKESNYEGLKSGFSINNYIEPKSIPISFIALIIGFVYSGVMSFLSFYSKEIDLVEAGSLFFFIYAIFILVSRPFTGPLMDRSGANIVVYPALVLLAVGMLLFSKASSSFVFLLSASLIGLGYGNFNSIAQALAIKDIEPNRLGHATTTYFILFDLGLGAGPFLLGYLVPLIGYRSMFMTMVPVTVISIILYAILVGQKEKKEFKKEKLLN